Proteins encoded by one window of Ochrobactrum sp. BTU1:
- a CDS encoding 3-oxoacyl-ACP reductase FabG, whose amino-acid sequence MNRNAIVTGGSRGIGRAIALGLAQRGFDLALHDVETQEQYLLETVKAVEALGRRCVPVFADVSDFAACHRATQESIDALGHIDVLVNNAGILKMAMIEEMTSELWDQTFAVNTRGVFQMTQAIIGHMKKRRYGRIVNIASLAARTGGPGQAHYSASKSAVVGFTRVCSMEFAGDGITVNAVCPGIIKTEMGMNNLREPEKIAYFEKVTDVHRLGEPEDVVGPVAFFASDDCAFVTGQALNVDGGIFYS is encoded by the coding sequence ATGAACAGGAATGCCATTGTCACTGGCGGAAGCCGCGGTATCGGACGCGCGATAGCTTTGGGGCTAGCGCAGCGCGGTTTTGATCTAGCGCTTCATGATGTGGAGACCCAGGAGCAATATCTCCTTGAAACGGTGAAGGCAGTTGAAGCACTTGGTCGTCGATGCGTGCCAGTCTTTGCAGACGTGAGTGATTTTGCGGCGTGCCACAGGGCGACGCAGGAATCCATCGATGCGCTTGGCCATATTGACGTGCTGGTCAACAATGCCGGCATCCTGAAAATGGCAATGATCGAGGAGATGACCTCTGAGCTTTGGGATCAGACTTTCGCCGTGAACACACGAGGCGTCTTTCAGATGACGCAAGCAATTATTGGTCACATGAAGAAAAGGCGGTACGGACGTATAGTGAACATCGCGTCTCTGGCTGCACGAACTGGCGGGCCCGGTCAGGCCCACTACTCAGCCTCGAAATCCGCCGTAGTTGGGTTCACACGCGTCTGCTCAATGGAGTTTGCCGGAGACGGAATTACCGTGAACGCGGTTTGTCCTGGCATTATTAAAACTGAGATGGGGATGAACAACCTCCGCGAACCTGAAAAAATAGCCTATTTTGAAAAGGTAACAGATGTTCACCGCCTGGGAGAGCCTGAGGACGTCGTCGGCCCGGTCGCCTTCTTCGCCTCTGACGATTGCGCTTTTGTCACCGGGCAGGCACTCAACGTCGATGGCGGTATTTTCTACAGTTGA
- a CDS encoding CoA transferase: MTHTQVSTGSLKGLKVIDASRVLGGPYAGQILADHGADVIKIEPPGGDETRGWGPPFLDDAASYFLGLNRNKRGMALDMSKPAGQELLLHLLGSADVFIENFKSGTLERWGLTRAVLLERFPKLIHCRISGFGGDGPLGGLPGYDAAIQAACGIMSVNGEKNGQALRVGLPVVDMVTGLNAVIGIMMALNERVGSGKGQFVETTLYDCGFSLLHPHLPNFYLSGKVAGTSGNAHPNICPYDTFLTATDPIFLAVGNNRQFEILCQKIGRPDLPSDTRFVNNGERNQNRDALKAEIEKGLANFECKTIAKDLIEAGVPCGAVRTIDQVVVDPHTKHREMVVDIEDFRSTGSPIKMSRTPVSYRRKPPRFAQHTDEILREYGVDVDEYRDVLPGMEQASLVKVETT; the protein is encoded by the coding sequence ATGACGCACACGCAAGTTTCCACCGGATCTCTTAAAGGCCTAAAAGTTATTGATGCAAGCCGGGTGTTGGGTGGGCCATATGCAGGGCAGATTCTAGCCGATCATGGCGCGGACGTTATCAAGATCGAGCCACCGGGCGGAGACGAGACTCGCGGATGGGGCCCCCCATTTTTGGACGACGCGGCGAGCTATTTTCTCGGGCTCAATCGCAATAAGCGCGGAATGGCACTCGACATGTCCAAGCCGGCAGGCCAAGAGCTGCTGCTTCATCTTCTTGGGTCCGCGGATGTCTTTATTGAGAATTTTAAGAGTGGTACGCTTGAACGCTGGGGCCTCACCCGCGCAGTTCTGTTGGAGCGTTTCCCTAAGCTCATTCATTGCAGGATATCGGGTTTTGGCGGCGACGGGCCGTTGGGCGGCTTGCCAGGCTACGACGCTGCAATCCAAGCCGCTTGCGGCATTATGAGTGTGAACGGTGAAAAGAACGGGCAGGCTTTACGTGTCGGCTTGCCAGTGGTCGATATGGTAACCGGCCTGAACGCTGTTATAGGAATTATGATGGCACTGAATGAACGTGTTGGAAGCGGCAAAGGTCAATTCGTCGAGACAACCCTCTACGACTGCGGGTTTTCTCTTCTCCATCCACATTTACCGAATTTCTATCTCTCCGGAAAAGTGGCAGGTACGTCCGGCAATGCCCATCCCAACATATGTCCGTACGACACATTCCTGACCGCAACCGATCCAATCTTTCTCGCGGTAGGCAACAACCGCCAGTTCGAGATCTTGTGCCAAAAGATCGGGAGGCCAGATCTGCCGTCTGACACACGATTTGTAAACAACGGTGAGAGGAATCAAAATCGGGACGCGTTGAAGGCTGAAATCGAGAAAGGATTGGCCAATTTTGAGTGTAAGACGATTGCAAAGGATTTAATCGAGGCCGGAGTGCCGTGCGGCGCGGTCCGAACAATCGATCAGGTGGTTGTCGATCCCCATACAAAACACAGGGAAATGGTTGTGGATATCGAAGACTTCCGGAGTACAGGAAGTCCCATAAAGATGTCGAGAACGCCGGTCAGTTATCGGCGCAAGCCGCCGCGTTTCGCTCAGCATACCGATGAGATTCTTCGCGAGTACGGTGTTGATGTCGATGAGTATCGGGATGTCTTGCCGGGGATGGAACAGGCTTCACTGGTAAAAGTGGAGACGACCTAG
- a CDS encoding molybdopterin-dependent oxidoreductase, with product MNKIKRIPHCSHWGAYTLLVNDGTIVGVEPFEFDPSPSPIINSVKEWSSGNRRVPQPLVRAGWLEKREKSDPRGRGNEKFIPIGWDEATSLIAGEIQRISRDFSNEAIFAGSYGWTSCGRFHHAPSLLKRLLNLVGGFTGHVDTYSTAAGPVILRHTLGDDAAGGGQANTLDTIAEHTQTLLVFGALSPKTAQSEAGGIARHSLETYLKKIAERGVKVILVSPLRDDLPDWVNAEWWPIRPNTDTALMIGIAGEILRAGKHDLSFLQRCTSGSERFLAYLDGSSDGIVKTAEWASEITGLGREQIVSLAEQMVVTRSMITVSWSLQRAHHGEQPFWAALGLASLIGQIGLPGGGVGYGYASLGGVGAPINLGKSPAISQLAKPINSFIPVARISDMLLNPGKTYTYEGSVRTYPDIRLVYWAGGNPYHHHQDLNRLSEAWKQPETIIVQDPMFTATAQRADIILPANTSIERNDIAGNRRSDFIIAMHKAIDAVGDSKSDFDVFNALAEKLGVSAAFNEGRDEMGWLRHLYDISRDDARERLGFEMPSFDVFWEQGYAHCPTADHHVYLSNFRERPEDHALNTESGKIVLGSDTLAALKYSDCREHPAWIEPAEWLGSARAGGQLHLISHQPSGRLHSQLETGETSRAQKRNGREQARINPHDAVDLGIEDGQTIRLWNARGESLATATISDAVRPGVIVLPTGAWFTPTGNNGLEIAGNPNVLTLDIGTSQFGQGCSAHTCLVHVEPYSGDAGDAFEKYQEQLTALSGESGRVSYN from the coding sequence ATGAATAAGATCAAACGGATACCACATTGCAGTCATTGGGGTGCGTACACACTTCTTGTGAATGACGGAACGATTGTGGGAGTTGAACCTTTCGAGTTTGATCCATCGCCGTCGCCGATCATCAATTCAGTTAAGGAATGGAGTAGCGGCAATCGTCGCGTTCCGCAGCCGCTCGTGCGAGCGGGCTGGCTCGAGAAGCGCGAGAAAAGTGATCCTCGTGGGCGAGGAAATGAGAAGTTCATACCAATAGGATGGGACGAGGCAACCAGCCTGATTGCCGGGGAAATACAACGTATTTCGCGTGATTTCAGCAATGAAGCGATTTTCGCGGGCTCTTATGGCTGGACGAGTTGCGGACGATTTCATCACGCGCCATCACTACTCAAACGTTTGCTCAATCTGGTTGGAGGCTTCACAGGGCATGTGGACACGTATTCGACCGCCGCGGGCCCAGTAATCCTGCGGCATACGCTGGGCGATGATGCTGCTGGCGGAGGCCAGGCCAATACGCTCGACACCATTGCTGAACACACCCAAACGCTACTAGTATTCGGCGCGTTGTCGCCGAAAACGGCACAAAGCGAAGCCGGGGGCATCGCGAGACATTCGCTTGAAACATACTTGAAGAAAATTGCAGAACGCGGCGTGAAAGTTATTCTTGTCTCCCCGTTACGCGATGATCTTCCCGATTGGGTCAACGCCGAATGGTGGCCGATCCGGCCAAACACAGATACCGCTCTGATGATCGGTATAGCGGGAGAGATTTTGCGGGCAGGCAAGCACGATCTGTCCTTTTTGCAGCGTTGTACCAGTGGATCGGAACGCTTTCTCGCCTATCTTGACGGGAGCAGCGATGGTATTGTTAAAACCGCGGAGTGGGCATCAGAGATCACGGGACTTGGTCGGGAGCAGATTGTGTCGTTAGCCGAGCAGATGGTGGTCACCCGTTCGATGATCACCGTTAGTTGGAGCTTGCAGCGCGCACATCATGGCGAGCAGCCTTTCTGGGCTGCGCTGGGCCTTGCATCCTTGATTGGTCAGATCGGGCTACCCGGTGGTGGTGTGGGATATGGATATGCATCTCTTGGCGGTGTCGGCGCGCCGATCAATCTTGGCAAGTCACCTGCAATTTCCCAATTGGCAAAGCCCATAAACAGCTTCATTCCTGTAGCGCGTATTAGCGACATGCTTCTCAATCCGGGGAAAACTTACACCTATGAAGGGTCGGTGCGGACTTATCCCGATATTCGTCTTGTTTATTGGGCAGGAGGTAATCCCTATCACCACCATCAGGACCTGAACCGGCTCTCTGAAGCTTGGAAGCAGCCGGAAACGATTATCGTTCAGGACCCGATGTTCACTGCGACAGCACAGAGGGCTGACATTATCCTTCCAGCAAATACGTCTATTGAACGCAACGACATAGCTGGGAACAGACGATCTGACTTTATCATAGCCATGCACAAGGCCATCGACGCTGTAGGTGATTCAAAGTCTGACTTTGACGTCTTTAATGCTCTTGCGGAAAAGCTTGGTGTTAGCGCAGCCTTCAATGAGGGACGGGATGAAATGGGATGGCTGCGGCACCTTTACGATATCAGCCGCGACGACGCGCGTGAGCGCTTAGGCTTTGAGATGCCTAGCTTTGATGTGTTTTGGGAACAAGGATATGCTCACTGTCCTACTGCAGATCATCATGTTTATCTATCCAATTTCCGAGAACGCCCTGAGGACCACGCTCTCAATACCGAGAGTGGCAAAATTGTGCTCGGTAGCGACACACTCGCTGCACTAAAATATTCCGATTGTCGTGAACATCCAGCATGGATCGAGCCGGCGGAGTGGCTGGGTTCCGCTAGGGCTGGCGGACAACTTCACCTCATCTCCCATCAACCATCGGGACGTCTCCATAGTCAGCTGGAAACGGGCGAGACAAGCAGGGCGCAGAAGCGAAATGGACGCGAGCAGGCTCGCATCAATCCCCATGATGCTGTTGATTTGGGTATAGAAGACGGTCAAACGATACGCCTGTGGAACGCTAGAGGTGAATCTCTTGCAACAGCCACCATATCAGATGCCGTTCGCCCGGGCGTTATTGTTCTACCCACGGGCGCATGGTTTACTCCGACCGGAAACAACGGGCTTGAAATTGCCGGAAATCCAAATGTGTTAACGCTTGATATTGGTACATCACAATTTGGGCAGGGATGCTCAGCGCACACCTGTTTGGTTCATGTCGAGCCATACAGCGGCGACGCGGGGGATGCATTCGAGAAATATCAAGAGCAGCTTACGGCCCTATCGGGCGAAAGCGGGCGAGTAAGTTACAATTGA
- a CDS encoding sugar kinase: MATEFDVSLCGSYILDICGFPVTDIPAGGSVSFIDEISMTVAGTAGGTAVPCARLGLKSQAFGAVGNDEKGGWILNSLHMESIDTSHMQRLNDVQTSATILPIRPDGSRPAIHARGASAHWVMSSEAQAAAIKSKVVHLGGVNSIIAMQGEPSLKLLKAAKAAGCITTLDLISARSDTWALVEPLLPYVDFFMPSIDEASVMVGADDPETCARFFLSKGVGACAISLGASGSYFLNKAGRQFALPAFAVDVKDTSGCGDSYTGGFIAGLMRDWDLEDCAKLATATSAIVATGLGSGANLVSFEKTVDAMNSLPILRK; this comes from the coding sequence ATGGCTACTGAATTCGATGTAAGTTTATGTGGTAGTTATATTCTAGATATCTGTGGGTTTCCTGTAACCGATATCCCGGCGGGCGGCAGCGTTTCGTTTATTGATGAAATCAGTATGACTGTCGCTGGGACAGCTGGCGGTACAGCAGTGCCATGTGCACGCCTGGGACTTAAATCACAAGCTTTTGGCGCAGTTGGCAATGATGAGAAAGGTGGTTGGATTCTAAATTCATTGCACATGGAGAGTATCGACACATCGCACATGCAGCGCCTGAACGATGTACAAACATCAGCAACGATCCTGCCAATCCGCCCCGATGGCTCGCGACCGGCAATCCACGCACGTGGTGCATCTGCTCATTGGGTAATGTCATCTGAAGCTCAAGCCGCCGCGATCAAAAGCAAGGTTGTTCATCTTGGTGGTGTCAACTCAATCATCGCCATGCAAGGCGAGCCTTCTCTGAAATTACTGAAGGCCGCAAAGGCTGCCGGTTGTATTACAACGCTCGACCTGATATCTGCACGCAGCGATACGTGGGCTTTGGTTGAACCGTTGCTCCCATACGTCGATTTTTTCATGCCCAGCATTGATGAGGCATCCGTAATGGTAGGCGCGGATGATCCCGAAACATGCGCGAGGTTCTTCCTGTCAAAAGGGGTGGGGGCATGTGCGATCTCGCTTGGAGCAAGTGGGTCTTACTTCTTGAATAAAGCGGGAAGACAGTTTGCTCTTCCTGCATTTGCGGTGGATGTGAAGGATACTTCTGGCTGCGGAGATTCGTACACTGGTGGGTTCATTGCCGGTTTGATGCGAGACTGGGATCTCGAGGACTGCGCAAAACTTGCCACGGCAACTTCCGCCATCGTCGCTACTGGATTGGGTTCGGGGGCCAATCTGGTTTCCTTTGAGAAAACTGTTGATGCCATGAATTCGCTGCCGATCTTGAGAAAATAA
- a CDS encoding class II aldolase/adducin family protein yields MSDELALRNEIVDACRGMNRLGINKGTSGNISVRHGEGFLISPTGIPYEKLAPEHVVSMRWDASYEGDVLPSSEWRFHRDILKAREDLKAIVHTHSTYATAVSNMKRDIPAIHYMIASAGGSSIRCAPYEIFGSQDLADRVIEALEGRRACLMAHHGVVAAHVSISRALSLAVTVEELAQQFLLCLPFGEPPVLTEVEIASVLEKFKTYGQQSIAAQDGLRVAF; encoded by the coding sequence ATGAGTGATGAACTTGCATTACGTAATGAAATTGTCGACGCCTGCCGTGGCATGAACCGGCTGGGTATCAACAAGGGAACTTCAGGTAATATTAGTGTTCGACATGGAGAAGGTTTTCTGATTTCCCCGACGGGTATTCCATATGAAAAGCTCGCTCCTGAACATGTCGTGTCGATGCGTTGGGATGCAAGCTATGAGGGTGATGTGCTGCCGTCCAGTGAATGGCGCTTTCACAGGGATATTTTAAAGGCACGTGAGGATCTCAAGGCCATCGTACATACCCACTCGACCTATGCGACCGCCGTTAGTAACATGAAGCGTGATATCCCAGCGATCCACTATATGATCGCGTCCGCGGGCGGCTCAAGCATCCGATGTGCTCCTTATGAAATCTTCGGTTCACAGGACTTGGCTGACCGGGTCATTGAGGCGCTGGAAGGGCGACGCGCGTGCCTTATGGCTCACCATGGTGTTGTTGCAGCACATGTTTCGATTTCTAGAGCGCTTTCGCTCGCTGTCACAGTCGAAGAACTTGCCCAGCAATTTCTTCTTTGTTTACCGTTTGGCGAGCCGCCAGTTTTAACTGAGGTCGAGATTGCCTCCGTCCTGGAAAAGTTCAAGACGTACGGACAGCAAAGCATTGCGGCACAGGATGGGCTCAGGGTAGCGTTCTGA
- a CDS encoding amino acid ABC transporter ATP-binding protein, with protein MAMIEIRDIHKQYGHHKVFDGLSLKVEEHQVVCLIGASGCGKSTLLRTINGLEEIQSGEIRIYGDRITGPGVDVNTLRRDVGIVFQSYNLFPHMTVLENVTLAPIKVLGVDRAEAEARAIAFLKRIGLDHKAKEYPDRLSGGQQQRVAIVRAMAMGPMVLLLDEITSALDPELVSEVLNIVRDLAADGMTMLLATHEMAFAREVSTKVCFLADGKVHEEGSAEEIFGDPQQERTRAFLQRIIEAGRL; from the coding sequence ATGGCAATGATTGAAATCCGCGATATTCACAAGCAATATGGCCACCACAAGGTATTCGATGGCCTCAGTTTGAAGGTCGAAGAGCACCAGGTTGTCTGCCTGATTGGAGCATCCGGTTGTGGTAAGTCGACCTTGCTGAGAACAATCAACGGACTGGAGGAGATACAGTCTGGTGAAATCCGTATATACGGCGACCGCATCACCGGACCCGGTGTTGATGTCAATACTCTGAGGCGGGACGTTGGTATTGTTTTCCAGAGCTACAATCTGTTTCCGCATATGACGGTGCTTGAGAATGTCACACTGGCACCAATCAAGGTTCTGGGAGTTGATCGCGCGGAAGCAGAGGCCAGAGCAATAGCTTTTTTGAAGCGTATCGGGCTCGACCACAAAGCGAAGGAATACCCTGATCGTCTCTCTGGCGGGCAGCAACAACGCGTTGCAATTGTCCGAGCGATGGCGATGGGTCCGATGGTTTTGCTTCTCGATGAGATCACATCGGCGCTGGATCCCGAGCTTGTTTCGGAAGTGCTTAATATTGTCCGTGATCTGGCGGCTGACGGCATGACAATGCTTCTTGCAACACACGAGATGGCATTCGCACGCGAAGTTTCAACAAAAGTCTGCTTCTTAGCCGACGGCAAAGTGCATGAGGAAGGTTCGGCGGAAGAAATATTCGGGGACCCGCAACAAGAGCGCACGCGCGCGTTTCTGCAGCGGATCATCGAAGCTGGGCGGCTGTAG
- a CDS encoding CoA synthetase, whose protein sequence is MKPILARETLIYSIARLLEGVRHVAVGASSPIPAAGAMLRRALNDGDGGEAVKISILGSVEHNFFTNGSTELFDCAGQGRIDAFFLGGGQIDGTGNINLVGVGDYPNGTVRWPGSFGSAYLYFVVPRIILFREEHSVRVLVNKVDFISAAGVSERNIHRTGGPYALLTGKGLFHFDKERENFRLTSLHTGHELAEVVEATGFDFDYSLEPERTPDPDTSILQLLRGRVLDELSETYPEFAAEMRHEIEKVSFGTEETQGN, encoded by the coding sequence ATGAAGCCCATTCTTGCTCGAGAGACACTAATCTATTCGATCGCACGACTCCTTGAGGGAGTCCGTCACGTCGCCGTTGGAGCATCGTCTCCCATACCCGCCGCTGGGGCAATGCTTAGACGTGCGCTCAATGATGGCGATGGCGGAGAAGCGGTCAAAATATCTATTCTGGGCTCCGTCGAACATAATTTCTTCACTAACGGTTCGACAGAGCTTTTTGATTGTGCTGGCCAGGGACGGATAGATGCCTTCTTCCTGGGGGGCGGACAGATCGACGGGACGGGCAACATTAACCTGGTCGGGGTTGGTGATTACCCTAACGGCACTGTGAGGTGGCCGGGTTCATTTGGCTCCGCTTATCTCTACTTTGTTGTTCCGCGTATCATTCTATTTCGCGAAGAGCATAGCGTGCGGGTTCTGGTCAATAAAGTAGACTTCATAAGTGCGGCTGGTGTCTCTGAGAGGAATATTCACAGGACCGGCGGGCCGTATGCCTTGCTGACTGGCAAAGGCCTTTTTCATTTTGATAAAGAGCGAGAAAATTTTCGTCTGACAAGCTTACACACAGGGCATGAACTGGCAGAAGTTGTTGAGGCAACTGGGTTTGATTTCGATTATTCGCTTGAGCCGGAGAGAACACCCGACCCAGACACTTCAATTCTTCAGTTGCTCCGAGGGCGCGTGTTGGACGAACTTAGCGAAACCTATCCGGAGTTTGCGGCCGAGATGCGCCACGAGATCGAGAAGGTTTCGTTCGGCACAGAAGAAACACAGGGAAATTGA
- a CDS encoding CoA synthetase, giving the protein MLSELCELASIVKTGMKIAIPVDYAGVSMVMTKALVKNDASGLHVVCVPTGGLQADILIGAGLVRCIETSAVSLGEVGGAPRFNDAVKRGEVEILDSTCPAIHAGLMAAQKGSPFLPIRGLIGTDILHNRPDWRLIENPFSIDPDPIVLVPAIQPDVAIFHAPMADRFGNVWVGRRRELAAMAYASRQTIVTVERIVEDSLLGDEITAAGTLPSLYVTHVAVASKGAWPYGLWGEYPPDTAELKRYAELARTVDGFMQYIRSTSAVSVP; this is encoded by the coding sequence TTGCTATCCGAGCTTTGCGAATTGGCCAGCATTGTTAAAACTGGTATGAAAATTGCGATCCCGGTTGATTACGCCGGCGTCTCAATGGTCATGACAAAGGCACTTGTGAAAAATGACGCAAGTGGTCTTCATGTGGTTTGCGTACCAACCGGGGGACTCCAGGCAGATATCCTGATAGGTGCTGGACTGGTCAGATGCATTGAAACGAGTGCTGTGTCGCTTGGTGAAGTAGGTGGCGCCCCGCGATTCAATGACGCCGTTAAGCGGGGTGAAGTTGAGATACTCGACTCGACATGTCCGGCCATTCATGCCGGCTTGATGGCTGCCCAAAAGGGCAGCCCCTTCTTGCCGATACGAGGGCTCATCGGGACTGATATCTTGCACAATAGGCCCGACTGGCGCCTTATCGAAAATCCTTTCTCTATAGATCCAGACCCAATCGTCCTGGTGCCGGCCATTCAGCCAGACGTCGCCATTTTCCACGCACCAATGGCCGACCGCTTCGGGAATGTATGGGTCGGGCGCCGCAGAGAGTTGGCCGCGATGGCCTATGCTTCACGACAGACTATTGTAACTGTCGAAAGGATTGTTGAAGACAGTTTGCTTGGTGACGAAATCACAGCCGCTGGCACACTCCCGTCGCTCTACGTAACGCATGTAGCTGTGGCATCCAAAGGGGCCTGGCCCTATGGTCTATGGGGAGAGTATCCGCCAGATACTGCAGAACTAAAGCGATACGCTGAACTGGCGCGAACCGTTGATGGCTTCATGCAATATATCAGGTCGACTTCTGCGGTGTCGGTGCCATGA
- a CDS encoding pyridoxal phosphate-dependent aminotransferase, producing MTIALKEKPDGFKPASRIASVGVSKILQIGARAAAMKRNGRAVIVLGAGEPDFDTPQNIKEAAKAAIDSGQTKYTALDGTAALKTAIVNKFKRENGIDYSNDEISVATGAKQILFNAFMATIDDGDEVVIPTPYWTSYSDIVEICGGVCVTVPCEAKFGFRLQAEQLERAITPNTRWVLLNSPSNPSGAGYSDADYRPLIDVLLRNPHVWLMVDDMYEHIVYDDFKFVTPVALEPRLKERTLTINGVSKAYAMTGWRIGYAGGPKSLIRSMAVIQSQATSCPCSVSQAAAVEALNGPQSFLKERRDDFQRRRDIVVSGLNAIDGLECRTPEGAFFTFAGCSGVLGKVTPNGRRLATDSDFTDYLLEEALVAVVPGSAFGLSPFFRISYAISEAELVEAIGRISRACCVLT from the coding sequence ATGACAATTGCTCTTAAGGAAAAACCGGACGGGTTTAAACCGGCTTCACGTATCGCTTCCGTTGGCGTCTCGAAAATATTGCAAATCGGTGCGAGGGCAGCAGCGATGAAGCGCAACGGCCGTGCCGTAATTGTATTGGGCGCGGGAGAGCCGGATTTTGATACGCCACAAAATATTAAAGAAGCAGCAAAAGCGGCAATCGACAGTGGGCAAACAAAATACACTGCACTTGACGGAACGGCTGCTTTAAAAACAGCTATCGTGAATAAATTCAAACGTGAGAACGGTATTGATTATTCGAATGACGAGATTAGTGTTGCCACTGGTGCAAAACAAATTCTCTTCAATGCGTTTATGGCTACAATTGATGACGGTGACGAAGTCGTTATTCCTACCCCTTACTGGACATCGTATTCAGATATTGTAGAAATTTGCGGCGGTGTCTGTGTCACGGTGCCCTGCGAGGCAAAATTCGGATTTCGCCTACAAGCCGAACAGCTTGAAAGAGCTATCACGCCAAATACGCGTTGGGTTCTCCTGAATTCGCCTTCTAATCCAAGCGGGGCTGGCTACAGCGATGCAGATTATCGTCCGTTGATTGATGTCCTACTGCGCAATCCGCATGTCTGGCTGATGGTTGACGATATGTACGAGCATATTGTTTATGATGATTTCAAATTTGTGACGCCAGTCGCTCTGGAGCCACGTTTGAAGGAGCGAACCCTCACCATTAATGGCGTCTCCAAAGCCTATGCAATGACGGGCTGGCGTATCGGTTATGCTGGCGGGCCAAAGTCCCTGATCCGCTCCATGGCGGTTATCCAGAGTCAAGCCACATCGTGTCCCTGCTCCGTCAGTCAGGCAGCAGCGGTCGAAGCTCTGAACGGTCCGCAGTCGTTTTTGAAAGAACGACGAGATGACTTTCAGCGCCGCCGGGATATTGTCGTGAGCGGCTTAAATGCTATTGATGGTCTCGAATGCCGGACCCCAGAAGGCGCGTTCTTCACTTTCGCCGGATGTAGCGGTGTCTTGGGGAAGGTGACACCGAATGGACGAAGGCTCGCCACAGACAGCGATTTTACCGACTATCTTTTGGAAGAGGCTCTGGTTGCCGTCGTGCCCGGATCGGCATTCGGTCTATCGCCGTTCTTTCGCATTTCCTACGCTATTTCGGAGGCAGAGCTCGTCGAAGCTATAGGTAGAATTAGCCGTGCCTGTTGCGTGCTCACGTGA
- a CDS encoding IclR family transcriptional regulator, whose protein sequence is MDKAFIKGLRLIETLAASEKPRGITELANELGLTKSNVHRLLATLIEHGYVRQIPPHSTYELTTKIWQLGGLVIKRLNFIEVAHPALAMLSELTGETIHLSVLEGTQVVYVDKIEGAHHVRAHTSIGSRAPAWTVATGKSMLAQLPDSYLEQFRDQITPYTAASKKNFDELKADIDLIRQQGYASVPQGEWREGISACACAVLGASGELVGAIGISGPDTRLKRKQIKEYSVHVMEASRMITRALGGRIFPPNV, encoded by the coding sequence ATGGATAAAGCCTTCATCAAGGGACTACGACTGATCGAAACCTTAGCAGCCAGTGAGAAACCTCGCGGGATAACGGAACTCGCCAATGAGCTGGGACTAACAAAAAGCAATGTCCACCGTCTCTTAGCGACGCTGATCGAGCATGGCTACGTTCGTCAAATCCCACCCCATAGCACTTATGAGTTGACAACGAAAATCTGGCAGCTCGGCGGTCTTGTCATCAAAAGACTGAACTTTATCGAGGTGGCACACCCAGCGCTTGCAATGCTTTCCGAACTTACCGGTGAAACAATTCACCTCTCAGTTCTCGAAGGAACGCAGGTCGTGTATGTCGACAAGATCGAGGGTGCACATCATGTCAGGGCACATACCAGCATTGGTTCGAGGGCGCCTGCGTGGACGGTCGCCACAGGTAAATCGATGCTTGCACAGTTGCCAGATTCCTATCTGGAACAGTTTAGGGATCAGATTACACCCTACACAGCTGCGTCGAAAAAGAATTTTGACGAGTTGAAAGCTGACATCGATCTAATACGCCAGCAGGGATACGCCTCGGTCCCGCAGGGTGAATGGCGAGAGGGAATTTCGGCTTGCGCTTGCGCTGTACTGGGCGCCTCAGGTGAGCTAGTCGGTGCAATCGGAATATCCGGACCGGATACTCGGCTTAAACGTAAACAGATCAAGGAATATTCTGTTCACGTGATGGAAGCATCCCGAATGATTACACGGGCGCTAGGTGGAAGGATCTTTCCACCTAATGTATAA